From a region of the Mytilus galloprovincialis chromosome 3, xbMytGall1.hap1.1, whole genome shotgun sequence genome:
- the LOC143067446 gene encoding uncharacterized protein LOC143067446 codes for MLLFFGLLVFQIVDRMLYYYSWPMTVNMKMNFNRTLKFPAITLCNQNAFKASLAADLGRYRLLEAMHSSDGTVNTTFILKEGGNISLQNLYLSSAHQKEDLIFECIWKGNKCGPDDFEISLTDHGVCYTWNKKDVSVSSPGVENGLRLKLNVEQNEYMPGPHNSAGLKFLLHDGADIPMVHDLGQAVSIGSHVFIGVKLQEVNNLPEPHGKCSERDLKYLERYSKIGCKMDCLSTLAEETCGCRHIYMPHKHGQPEICDIYEYYTCLEQLISSFMSLAEQSCNCPIPCSMHDFETDLSYATISEYAIDKFLNKNNSVSLAKKLIQAKEVTSRMDHVKFEKLHEVAEDFEQKFEEIEFLFENELHDAIHTVEHSLEEESDHLTSVCAWKLFVFEYQEYVVLKSFVRYRDAFEERHAHIVALGYKEYILSIEHKIKYLQNLDMSKTSLRESMYLDTQNVLDNRIEIIQRTISNYTRLIKGYDTGKKIFNYKYKNLPKPDNAYVIPKHLLKESLILNNDTVEMYKMHLHETIDVLNSLKRLNNESYLFRNVNASDLETSVQTFQTAIENWLNARQFVYNEVIENPLNVLKIRKDEFERTCYRLKDVIVSATTNIESIDTKIETVEETLFEPIHVGHHLVHEYLHDGDGLKYKIAENFTSGEILQGTSNLKTLLLELLTEESALRNILVEMKSLAIQIHKTVTEDEDSFTYYNYTGNVQFLQNFTDVLIEIENNYTEYIESVKFYDIVGEKGLEFVKSTDDVIAYFQEYLSTLNLDAQYIRENFAQIDVFYRQMNYEEITQQVAFDTFSLFCDIGGSMGLFLGASLLSLCELLDLIWINVIKTRKVNSKEILVAECDKLHQTDSTIS; via the exons aGCAAGTCTTGCTGCAGATCTCGGGCGGTATCGTTTATTAGAAGCCATGCACTCGTCTGATGGGACAGTAAATACTACATTTATATTGAAAGAAGGAGGAAACATATCACTACAGAACCTTTATCTTTCGTCAGCTCATCAAAAAGAAGATTTAATTTTTGA ATGCATTTGGAAAGGTAATAAGTGCGGACCAGATGACTTTGAAATCAGTTTGACAGACCATGGAGTCTGTTATACATGGAATAAAAAAGATGTGTCAGTTTCATCACCAG gTGTGGAGAATGGTTTACGGTTAAAACTAAATGTTGAACAGAATGAGTATATGCCTGGTCCCCACAATTCTGCTGGGCTAAAATTCCTGTTGCATGATGGGGCCGATATTCCTATGGTTCATGATTTAGGACAAGCTGTATCAATTGGTTCACATGTCTTCATTGGGGTAAAACTACAAGAG GTTAACAACTTACCCGAGCCACACGGGAAATGTAGCGAAAGAGACCTTAAATATTTGGAAAGGTATTCCAAAATTGGTTGTAAAATGGACTGTTTATCAACATTAGCTGAAGAGACCTGTGGTTGTAGACATATTTATATGCCACATAAACatg GCCAACCAGAAATCTGCGACATCTATGAATACTACACTTGCTTAGAACAACTTATTT CTTCATTTATGTCACTAGCTGAACAATCATGTAATTGTCCAATTCCATGTTCAATGCATGATTTTGAAACCGATTTATCTTATGCAACCATATCAGAGTATGCTATCGACAAATTCTTAAACAAAAATAACTCGGTCAGTCTTGCAAAGAAGCTGATACAAGCGAAGGAAGTGACGTCCCGCATGGACcatgtaaaatttgaaaagctgCACGAAGTCGCAGAAGattttgaacaaaaatttgaagaaatagaatttttatttgaaaatgaactGCATGATGCTATTCACACAGTGGAACATTCATTGGAAGAAGAGTCTGATCATCTCACATCCGTCTGTGCATGGAAATTGTTTGTATTTGAATATCAAGAGTATGTTGTACTTAAAAGTTTTGTACGATACAGGGATGCTTTTGAAGAACGTCATGCCCATATTGTTGCCCTAGGATACAAAGAGTATATTCTATCAATTgagcataaaataaaatatcttcaaaatCTTGATATGTCAAAAACGTCTCTTCGAGAAAGTATGTATCTAGATACACAGAACGTCTTAGATAACAGGATAGAAATAATCCAAAGGACTATTTCGAACTATACTAGACTTATCAAAGGCTACGACACTGGTAAAAagatttttaattacaaatacaAGAACTTACCTAAGCCGGATAACGCATATGTCATTCCCAAACACTTATTGAAAGAGTCGTTGATtctgaataatgatactgttgaAATGTATAAAATGCACCTCCATGAGACAATTGACGTTTTAAACAGTCTTAAAAGATTAAACAATGAGTCTTATTTATTTCGTAATGTTAATGCTTCTGATTTGGAAACATCTGTACAAACATTTCAAACAGCTATAGAAAATTGGTTAAATGCTCGACAGTTTGTATATAATGAAGTTATAGAAAACCCCttgaatgtattgaaaataaGGAAAGATGAATTCGAACGTACTTGCTATAGATTGAAAGATGTCATTGTATCAGCAACGACAAATATTGAATCAATTGACACAAAGATAGAAACAGTGGAGGAAACACTTTTTGAACCAATTCACGTAGGTCATCACTTAGTCCACGAATATCTGCATGATGGGGAcggtttaaaatataaaatcgCCGAAAATTTCACTTCAGGTGAAATTTTACAAGGGacatcaaatttaaaaactttgCTGCTCGAACTTCTAACAGAGGAATCTGCATTGAGAAATATTTTGGTGGAAATGAAATCCCTAGCTATTCAGATTCATAAAACTGTTACAGAAGATGAAGATTCATTCACTTACTATAATTACACAGGCAATGTCcagtttttgcaaaatttcactGACGTTCTTATAGAAATTGAGAACAACTACACCGAATATATTGAAAGTGTTAAATTTTACGACATAGTAGGAGAAAAAGGACTTGAGTTTGTAAAGTCAACTGATGATGTCATTGCATATTTCCAAGAATATTTGAGCACATTAAATTTAGATGCACAGTACATCAG GGAGAACTTTGCTCAAATCGACGTTTTCTACAGACAAATGAACTATGAAGAAATTACTCAACAAGTGGCTTTCGATACATTTTCACTTTTCT GTGACATTGGAGGTTCAATGGGATTGTTTCTTGGCGCTAGTTTATTGTCACTTTGTGAATTACTGGACTTGATCTGGATTAACGTGATCAAGACCAGGAAGGTAAATTCAAAGGAAATACTGGTTGCAGAATGTgacaaattacaccaaacagacAGTACTATATCCTGA